The following proteins are co-located in the Lepisosteus oculatus isolate fLepOcu1 chromosome 9, fLepOcu1.hap2, whole genome shotgun sequence genome:
- the faah gene encoding fatty-acid amide hydrolase 1, whose product MERLGCNHLLSGAQPGRRVALLSAACGAGAVLLLLKRRWHRGERELIANARARRDRSLKSAEEAVEQFKKEHPGTESAVILSLPLEELRRRLREKELSPEAVLYTYTEKALQVTRTVNCATAILPESREQLAQTEQHRDGLLYGVPVSIKDNVGIKGHDSTCGTVQKLEHPEVQDSVVVQVLKKQGAIPFVKTNVPQGLLNYDCSNPIFEQTLNPCNLHKTPGGSSGGEGALIGAGGSILGLGTDIGGSIRIPSSFCGICGFKPTSGRLSARGLASCCYGQKSVLSSVGPMARDTDSLALCMRALLCDHMFALDPTVPPLPFDEQVYASSRPLRVGYYENDGNLMPSPSMSRALRETKVLLEEAGHTLVPFLPPRLDSVLMELGLKGLLADGGTTLLDNLKGGCIDPTLSPQTTVYRMPRLLKRILAVLLKPLYPRMAASFLALNGCRSIPELWKQHKAVQDYHQEFIAEWRKRDLDVLLCPVLGPAYNLGYCGKLTSALSYTAFYNLLNAPAGVVPVSVVSEEDEEELKDYKGNFGDPWDKLFKQAVTGGQGLPVGVQCVALPWQDELCLRFMKEVETLVRNKQGK is encoded by the exons ATGGAGAGGCTGGGTTGCAATCATCTGCTGTCCGGCGCCCAGCCGGGCAGGAGAGTTGCGCTCCTGTCCGCGGCTTGCGGGGCCGGCGCGGTCCTTCTGCTGCTGAAGCGCAGGTGGCACCGCGGCGAGAGGGAGCTGATCGCAAACGCCAGAGCAAGGAGGGACAGGTCACTGAAGAGTGCCGAAGAAGCGGTGGAGCAGTTTAAAAAAGAG CACCCCGGGACTGAGAGTGCTGTCATCCTGTCCCTGCCTCTGGAGGAGCTGCGCAGGAGGCTGAGGGAGAAAGAGCTGAGCCCCGAGGCCGTGCTGTACACCTACACGGAAAAG GCTCTGCAGGTGACCAGGACGGTGAACTGTGCTACTGCCATCCTGCCGGAGAGTCGAGAGCAGCTGGCCCAGACGGAGCAGCACAGGGACGGCCTGCTCTACGGGGTTCCCGTCAGTATCAAAGATAACGTCGGGATCAAG GGCCACGACTCCACGTGTGGGACCGTGCAGAAGCTGGAGCACCCCGAGGTGCAGGACAGCGTGGTGGTGCAGGTGTTGAAGAAGCAGGGGGCCATTCCCTTCGTGAAAACCAACGTGCCCCAGGGGCTGCTGAA ctATGACTGCAGCAATCCCATATTTGAGCAGACCCTGAACCCCTGTAACCTGCACAAGACCCCCGGGGGATCTTCGGGGGGAGAGGGGGCGCTGATCGGCGCCGGGGGCTCCATCCTGGGGCTGGGGACGGACATCGGGGGGAGTATTCGCATCCCATCATCCTTCTGTGGCATCTGCGGCTTCAAACCCACCTCGGGCCGGCTCAG CGCGCGAGGTCTCGCCAGCTGCTGCTATGGACAGAAGTCAG tccTGTCATCAGTGGGCCCGATGGCCCGGGACACGGACAGCCTGGCGCTGTGCATGAGGGCCTTGCTGTGTGACCACATGTTCGCCCTGGACCCCACTGTCCCACCGCTGCCCTTCGACGAGCAG GTGTACGCGAGCTCCAGGCCCCTGCGGGTTGGCTACTATGAGAACGATGGTAATCTCATGCCTTCCCCCAGCATGAGCAGAGCCCTCAGGGAGACCAAGGTGCTGCTGGAGGAAGCCGGCCACACC TTAGTTCCTTTCCTGCCTCCCCGTCTGGATTCTGTCCTGATGGAACTGGGGTTGAAGGGGCTTCTGGCGGACGGAGGCACCACGCTGCTCGACAACCT GAAAGGCGGCTGCATCGACCCCACTCTCAGCCCGCAGACCACAGTTTACCGAATGCCCCGGCTGCTGAAGAGAATCCTGGCTGTCCTGCTCAAGCCCCTG tacccTCGTATGGCCGCTTCATTCCTTGCGCTTAATGGATGCAG ATCTATCCCGGAGCTCTGGAAGCAGCACAAAGCTGTGCAG GACTACCACCAGGAGTTCATCGCCGAGTGGAGGAAACGCGATCTGGACGTGCTGCTTTGTCCCGTCCTGGGTCCTGCGTACAACTTGGGATACTGCGGAAAGCTGACCA GCGCTCTGAGCTACACTGCCTTCTACAATCTCCTCAATGCCCCTGCCGGGGTGGTGCCTGTGTCTGTGGTGAGCGAGGAAGACGAGGAAGAGCTCAAAGACTACAAGGGTAACTTCGGCGACCCCTGGGACAAGCTCTTCAAACAG GCCGTGACTGGCGGGCAGGGGCTCCCTGTCGGCGTGCAGTGTGTGGCCCTCCCTTGGCAAGACGAGCTGTGCCTGCGCTTCATGAAAGAGGTGGAGACGCTTGTGAGGAACAAACAGGGGAAGTAG